DNA sequence from the Nitrospirota bacterium genome:
CAACGATCCCCGAGACCATCTTGAGGATCAGGCTCTTGCCTGCCCCTGATGGACCGAATAATACAAGAAGGTCTTCTTGTACCGAAAGGTTCACGTCTAAACTGAAACCGTCAAAAGATTTCTTAAGATTCACCTTCAGGTTCATCCGATAATCCCCCGTCTACGATGATTGAAAAGTTGCCGAAAGACTCTTGTAGTTGCCCGATTTATTGGGCTTTAAGCAGCCTGATTTTCATGCCCCTTTGTGAGGCAGCGGCTCATGACAGTTCATTCAAAATCTCCCTTTGGTAAACCTCTCTGCAATGTAGAGCACAAGAAAAGAAAAGAGCGTAATGATGCCGACAAGGACATTGGCCGTATGAGCGTCTCCACTCTGTACTGCATCGTATATGGCAATCGGGAGGGTCTGTGTCCTCCCCGGGATATTGCCGGCCACCATGAGGGTAGCGCCAAACTCCCCTGTAGCCCGTGCGAAGGCCATCACTACTCCGGCCAGGATCCCGCGCCACGCTATCGGCAGCGTTATCGTTCTGAAAATATAGAGCTCCGTTTTACCAAGTAGGCGCGCGGCATCCTCAAGGTCGTCACCGACCCCCTCTATAGCGGCCTTAGCCGGTTTTACAAATAACGGCAGGGATGAGACTAATGCTGCCAGCACGGCCCCCTTCCATGTGAACACGATCTGTATTCCCAGGACATCATCAAGGAACCTCCCGATGGGACTCCCTAATCCAAAGGTGCTTAACAGATAGTAACCGAGTACAGTCGGCGGAATCACCAGAGGCTGCATTATCAGGACATCGAGAACAGTCTTCCCGATAAAAACCTTCTTTGCCAGGACCCAGGCCAGCACCAGGCCAATTGAGGCGGTAAAGACCGTTGCAATGAAAGAGACCTTGACAGTCAGATATAAAGGAAAAAGGTCCATCTTGTTAAGGTATTATAAAACCATATTTTTTCATGACCAAACTCCCGAAAGGCCCCTTCACATAACGTATAAAAGATGCTGCTGCTTCCTTATCCTTAGAGTTTTTCACGATCCCCGTGGTCTGGTCTATAGGATTATGAAGAGAAGGGTCTATCTCTGCATAAGTTATCTCCGGCACATTTGCCAGAGAGAGAGCAACTATCCCTGCCTGAGCATTACCTGTCTGTATGAATTGAAGGGTTTGCCTGATGTTCTCCCCGTAGACAAGCTTTTCCTTCAGTCTATCCCATAGACCGGCTGATTTCAATGCCTCCATGGCCGCTCTTCCGTATGGAGCATGTTCCGGATTGGCAATCGCCACATTTCTAATATCAGGCATCAAAAGGTGTTTCAAATCTCTGACTTCTACTCCAGAGGATTTATTTACGGCGAGTACAATCACCCCCTGTGCATATCGCTCGACAGAGGATGGAATGACATGGCCATTGCTGCTCAAATCCTCAAGATACTTACGGTCTGCAGCAAAGAAGAGATCAAAAGGAGCCCCCCCGGAGATCTGCTTTGCGAGCATGCCGGTGGAACCGAATGACAATATAACCTTAATACCGGTCTCTTTTTCAAACACCGCGGCTATGTCTTTGAATGCAAAGTTTAGGTCTGACGCTGCAGCTACAGTGATACTTCTTTCACCGGCAACCGCCGCATTCCCCGGTAGTATTATGCATGGCAGGGCTGCAATGATCAAAGAAAAGAGAAACTGACGCATCATTGATCTCCTTATTTTTATGGTGTGCCATTTCATGAATCACCAGC
Encoded proteins:
- the modB gene encoding molybdate ABC transporter permease subunit yields the protein MDLFPLYLTVKVSFIATVFTASIGLVLAWVLAKKVFIGKTVLDVLIMQPLVIPPTVLGYYLLSTFGLGSPIGRFLDDVLGIQIVFTWKGAVLAALVSSLPLFVKPAKAAIEGVGDDLEDAARLLGKTELYIFRTITLPIAWRGILAGVVMAFARATGEFGATLMVAGNIPGRTQTLPIAIYDAVQSGDAHTANVLVGIITLFSFLVLYIAERFTKGRF
- the modA gene encoding molybdate ABC transporter substrate-binding protein, coding for MKWHTIKIRRSMMRQFLFSLIIAALPCIILPGNAAVAGERSITVAAASDLNFAFKDIAAVFEKETGIKVILSFGSTGMLAKQISGGAPFDLFFAADRKYLEDLSSNGHVIPSSVERYAQGVIVLAVNKSSGVEVRDLKHLLMPDIRNVAIANPEHAPYGRAAMEALKSAGLWDRLKEKLVYGENIRQTLQFIQTGNAQAGIVALSLANVPEITYAEIDPSLHNPIDQTTGIVKNSKDKEAAASFIRYVKGPFGSLVMKKYGFIIP